The Candidatus Neomarinimicrobiota bacterium genome includes the window GGCAAGACTATCCTAGAGCTGGGCGGCAATAACGCCATTATCGTTGATGAGACAGCCGATCTGAAGCTGGCAATCCCGGCGATCCTTTTCGGAGCGGTCGGCACAACCGGCCAGCGATGCACTTCCACCCGCCGCGTCATCATTCAGAAAAACATCTTCAATGAGGTTAAAAACCGTCTGGTGGCGGCTTATGAACAGGTTATTATAGGCGATCCCCTGTCTGATGAAACACTCATGGGTCCCATGGTGTCGGCCAGCGCCGTGGAAGAATTCCGGGAAGCTGTAGAGGAAATTCAGAAACAGGGGGGTGAACTTGTCTGCGGCGGCAATGTTCTTGACGGGCCGGGATTTTTTGTGGAGCCGACCATCGTAAAGGTGAAGAACGACTATCCGCTTGTCCAGGAAGAGACATTTGCTCCCATACTTTATCTCATGGAGTATGATGATATTCCCGACGCCATCGCCAAACACAACGATGTACCGCAGGGACTTTCCAGCTCCATGTTTACCACCAATCTTAAGAGTGCGGAGAGATTTCTCTCTCATGCCGGTAGTGACTGTGGAATCGCTTGCATCAATATCGGCACATCAGGGGCAGAGATTGGCGGTGCATTCGGTGGTGAAAAAGAGACAGGCGGCGGACGGGAGTCGGGATCTGACGCCTGGAAAGTCTATATGCGCCGTCAGACCAATACCATCAACTGGGGCGATGAACTTCCTTTAGCCCAGGGGATTAAGTTCGGCGACTTTAGCGAATAAACTTGAAACGGGCGGCTAAAATTGCAAACGAGGTAAATAAATGAGTACGGTATCGGCAAATGATGTTCGCCAGACTCTGGCACAATATATTCTGACAGACGGCTTCGATCCGGTAGTCGATCTTGAAAAAAGTCACGGATCATGGGTTGTAGACGGCCGCGACGGGAGAGAGTATCTCGATCTCTTCTCCATGTTCGCTTCTATGCCGGTGGGATACAATCATCCGAAGGTTATTGAAGCCAAGGAGCGGCTGGCATCTTCAGCGTTCAATAAGCCGACAAATTCAGACATCTACTGCTCGCAGATGGCCGAATGTATCGACACATTCTTCAATATTGCTGTTCCCGATGTTTTCAAACATAGCTTCTTTATCGAAGGTGGTGCCCTAGGCATCGAAAACGCCCTCAAGGCTTCGTTCGACTGGAAAGTGAAGAAAAACTTCCTCAAGAACGGCAAAGCGGCAGAAGTCGGCTCACAGGTGATTCACTTCGAGCAGTGCTTTCACGGGCGGACAGGATACACTCTGTCGCTCACAAATACCGCTGATCCACGCAAGACTGCCTATTTCCCCATCTTTGACTGGCCGCGGATCGTCAATCCACGGGTCACCTTTCCGCTGAACGATGAAAACCTTGAGAGAGTAGCGACTCTCGAGAAACAGGCCGTGCAGCAGATAAAGAACTCTATTCATGAACGCGGTGATGATATCGCTGCTATGATCATTGAACCGATCCAGGGCGAGGGGGGAGATAACCATTTCCGCGCTGAATTCCTGGCACAGCTTCGCACCATCTGTGATGAGAACGAAATCATGCTCATCTTTGACGAAGTGCAGTCCGGCATGGGTCTTACAGGAAAAATGTGGGCATGGCAGAATTCAGGCGTTGCCCCTGATATGATGTGCTTCGGCAAGAAGACGCAAGTGTGCGGCTTTGTCAGCAGTGACAGGATTGACGAGATACCCGATAACGTATTCAACGAGTCCAGCAGGATAAACTCGACGTGGGGCGGTAATCTTACCGACATGGTGCGGCTTACTATCTATCTCGAGATTATGCGTGAGGAAAATCTTGTTGAGCAAGCCGCTAACAACGGTATATATCTACTTAACGCTATCGAAGCTTTGCAAGCCGACTATGCCGATATTGTATCAAACGCCAGAGGAGTGGGACTCATGTGTGCTTTTGATCTTCCCGATGGGGATACAAGAGATAAAGTTGTAAATCTCATTCTCCAGAACGGGGCGATCATACTGGGAAGTGGGACACATACCGTCCGCTTTCGTCCGCCGCTTAACATATCACAGGAAGAAATCGATACCGGCATTTCAATTATCAGGAAGTCCCTCGACGCCCTGCGCAACTGAGGTCCGATCTCCATCGCTACACTCTACATCGTCGCTACTCCCATCGGTAATCTTGGCGATATCACTCTGAGGGCAATTGACACTCTAAAAAGTGTCGATCTCATTCTCGCTGAAGATACGCGCCACAGTCGAAAGCTGTTGACCCACTATGATATAAAGAAGCCGCTGCTAAGCTACCATGAACATAATGAGGAGCAGCGTACGCCCAAAATAATCGAGAAGCTACAAAGTGGGTTGAATATTGCGCTGATCAGCGATGCAGGGACTCCGGGTATCAGCGATCCCGCTTACCGGCTCGTCCGTGCCTGTGCTCAGGCGGGACTGGACGTGACATCCATCCCGGGACCATCATCTGTCGTTGCCGCTGTTGTTCAGTCTGGACTTCCCACAGATAGATTTGTCTTTGAGGGATTCTTACCGAGAAAGAAGGGGCGCAAATCACGTCTCAAGATGTTATCGCAAGAGGAGAGAACCATCGTTATATTTGAATCACCTGAACGGACGTTGAAGACGTTAAAGGACTGTTTCCAGTTAATGGGGAACCGGCCTCTGTCCGTCTGCCGTGAATTGACGAAATTGCACGAAGAAGTATACCGGGGCGATACGCATGGAGCGGTTGACTATTTTAGCAGGAGGAAGCCCAAAGGAGAGATTGTGATCGTTATCGGCAAAGATGATCCGAATGTCTATTTCGATTGACTGTGTCAGCGATGAGCGGAATTTTTATCACATTTGAAGGAATTGACGGCTGTGGCAAGTCGACCCAGGCCGATCTGCTTGAGAATCATCTTAAGAGTATCAGACAAGATGTGATCTCTGTGAGGGAACCCGGTGGAACTGATATATCCGAAAGGATAAGGGAGGTACTGTTAAGTACAGACAACCGTATGATGAGTAAACGTACTGAAGCGCTTCTTCTGGCAGCCAGCAGGGCACAGCTGACGCTGGAGACCATTGTCCCCGCTCTTGAATCAGGAAAGGTAGTCCTATGTGATCGCTATCTCGATTCTACGCTTGCCTATCAGGGTTACGGTCGTCAGCTTCCCGTCGAATGGCTACAACAGATCAACAGCACGGCAATCACACCGGACATTACCTTTTATGTCGATATCCCGGTTGACGAGGCTATGGCACGCATGAAAGGCAAAACACTCGACAGAATGGAGGAGGAAGGAACTACGTTTCTCAAACGTGTAAAAGACGGTTATCTGACCCTTGCGCAAAAGTATTCGGCAAGATATATTGTTCTTGATGGCACAGCTGATGTCAATTCACTTCACAACACTATCAGAAAGGAAATAGAAAAAAAGGATGACAAAGATTAGACAACACGTAAGGCTGAGATCAGTCCTGATTATCACAATTATGATAGTGGGGGTATCTTCGTTACTTATCGGCAGGAGTGATCTTTACCGTGACATCTCGGATAACTGGAAGTTCGTCTTTGAGGTTTACAAGCGTATCATGACCCATTACGCCGAACAGATTGATCCCAAAAAGTTGGCGGAGGCAGGCGTGAAGGGGATGATGGCAGAATTGGATCCCTACACGGTTTATCTTGAAGAGACCGATAATCACAATCTTGACCTTCTGACCAAAGGTAATTACGGCGGTGTCGGAATTCAATTGGGTGAACGGGATGATTCTCTGACGGTCATTTCTCCCATGGACGATTCGCCAGCAAAACGAAGTGGGATTTTGCCGGGTGACAAGATAATTGCCGTTGACGGTGAGTCAACATACGATATGAATCTGGATGACGCCGCCAGCCGGATTCGCGGCAAACGAGGCACGAAAGTTATTTTGACGATACTGCGCTATGGCGAGAGCGAGAATCTCGACTTTGAACTGACCAGAGCTGTCATCACCGTTGAAGATGTATCATTTGCCGGCATCGTGCAGGATGACGTGGGCTATATTCGTCTTTCCCGCTTTTCCAAGAACTCCCCCCAAGAAGTAAGGAAAGCACTGAAGAATCTCAAAGAGCAAGACGCAAACAAGATCGTTCTCGATTTGAGGGGGAATTCAGGTGGTCTTCTGGACGCAGCCATTCGAATCCTGGAGATGGTGACCGACAAAGGAGATCCTCTTCTTTCTACCAGCGGGCGTAATCAGGAGGCTGAAAGGGAATTTGTCTCTCAGATTGATCCTGTTATCGACTCTTCCATCGCTTTGGCTATTCTCATCGACGGTGGCAGCGCCTCAGCAAGTGAAATTATTGCCGGCACCGTTCAGGACCTCGACCGGGGTATAATTATTGGAACCCAATCGTTTGGCAAAGGACTGGTTCAATCTATTTACTCCATCGATGATGACCGGTCGCTGAAGCTGACAACGGCAAAATATTACATCCCGTCTGGCAGACTGATCCAGAAGCCGGGTTATGTAGATAAAGAGATAGTAATCGGCTGGACGGAGGAGGATTCCGTTTTTTCCACCATGAACGGCAGGAGAGTGACGGCCAAAGGGGGAATAACACCCGATATCTCGGTAGAACAGATGAAGATTCCGCCACTGACGCGCGAATGCTGGCGACGAGGTTTCTTCTTTCAGTTCAGTACAGTCTATCTTGCAGATCACGATCCGGTCATGCCTGTTTCTGTGGATGATGCCATGCTGGAAGAATTCAGACAATTCGTTGATACCAAAAAGGTGAAACTCAGTTTGAAGGGGGAAAAACAATTCACCACCTTGGAAGAGGAGTTGGACAGTATTGCAGTTGAAGACCTCCGCATTAAACAATCACTCACTGTGCTGCACAACTATTTTGATAGATCAAAAGACAATCTTTTTGAGAATGAGAAAGAATATCTAGCACTCGGACTTGAAAGAGAAATGTCGTCTATCATTGGTGGCATATCGGCAAGGATTGAATCATCATTTGATGATGATCCGGTTATTCTGAAGACAATTGAAGTTCTGAGCGACAAGATTGCGTACGATAACACATTGAACATTGCTGAATTCTAGTACTACCAGAAGCTACCATTGTATTGATTTTCCCACGATCACAGTCTAAATTCGCCACGCTTTCGGGGCGATTAGCTCAGTTGGTTAGAGTGCTTGCTTGACATGCAAGAGGTCACTGGTTCAAGTCCAGTATCGCCCACAATAAGTTTGATGTTGACAGATGAAAGACATTTATGAAAGAGATTACGGTTACCGTACCTGGATACGATCCGAACACTTATCCTGCCAATACCCCTGCATCTGAAATCCTCCAAGATATAGCTCCAAAATCAACCGGCAACGCCGTCGCTGCCAGGATGAACGGTCAGTTGTGGGATTGGCATCGAGGGGTAAGTGAAGATGGGGAGTTGGAGGCTGTCGCAGCCGATTCGGATGAAGGTCATTCAATCCTCCTGCACAGCACGGCGCACCTGATGGCACAGGCTGTCAAGCAACTCTATCCAGAAGCCAAGGTAACCATTGGTCCTACTATAGAAAATCGATTCTACTACGATTTCGACATGGAAATACCATTCACTGATGAAGATCTCTCCAAGATTGAGGAGCGGATGAGAGAACTCGCCGCTGAAGGTTTGGCTATAGACCGTCAGGAGCTTCCGAGGAAAGAGGCACTATCACTTTTTAAGAAAATGGGCGAGAGCTACAAAGTAGAGATTGTAGATGGAATTGCTGACGACGAATCCTTATCTGCCTATACCCAGGGAGACTTTACGGATTTGTGCCGAGGACCACACGTTCCGTCAACTGACTTCATCAAGCACTTTAAACTCCTTAATACGGCAGGAGCCTATTGGCGCGGTGATGAAAGTAACAAAATGCTGCAGAGAATTTATGGGACCGCTTTCGCTACAAAAAAACGGCTGAAGCAGTACCTTCACTTTCTCGAGGAAGCCAAGAAACGTGATCACCGCAAACTTGGCAAAGAACTTGAATTATTTTCCTTCGATGATGAAGTAGGGCCCGGTCTTCCCTTATGGCTTCCTAACGGAGCTATCATTATCGATGAACTGGAAAATCTGGCCAGGGAGACCGAAAAAAAGGCGGGTTACCAGCGCGTACGGACACCACATATAACTAAGGGAACATTATATGAAAAATCCGGGCATCTGAAACATTACAGAGACAGTATGTATCCCGCCATGGATGTGGACGGGGTTAACTATTATATCAAACCGATGAATTGTCCTCATCACCACAAAATCTATGCTTCTTCGCCCAGAAGTTATCGCGATTTACCCGTTCGGTTAGCCGAATATGGTACCTGTTACCGGTACGAAAAATCCGGTCAGCTCTTTGGACTGATGCGAGTACGAAGTATGCAGATGAATGATGCACACATCTACTGTACAGAAGATCAGTTAAAGGAAGAATTTCTGGCCGTTAGTAATATCTACATGGAATATTTCTCTATCTTTGGAATTGAAAAATACGAGATGGATTTATGCGTTCATTCAGCTGATGGATTAGGAAATAAATATGTCAATGAACCGGAACTTTGGATTAAGACTGAACAGGCTGTACGTGAAGCATTGGATGAAGGGAATATCAATTATGTTGAAATTCCCGGTGAAGCAGCTTTCTACGGACCCAAAATTGATGTCCAGGTTTGGAGCGCTATCGGGAAAAAATTTACCCTTGCAACCAATCAGGTTGATTTCGCTATTCCCTCAAGATTTGATTTAACCTATACAAACGAGAAAAACGAAGAAGAAACGCCACTGTGTATCCACAGGGCCCCGCTCGGTACTCATGAACGTTTTATTGGATTTTTAATCGAACATTTCGGCGGTGATTTTCCTCTATGGCTGGCACCGACACAGATCATCATTCTACCTGTATCTGATAAATTTATCGATTATGCGGAGCAGTTAAGTAAGCAGCTGACTGCTGAAGGTTTTCGAGTTGAGGTTGACAGTCGCTCTGACAAGATCGGTGCCAAAATCCGGAATGCCGAAATGAGAAAGATTAGCGTTATGTTTATTGTTGGAGGAAGGGAGTCTGAGAAAGGCACCGTTTCTGTCCGGAGAAGGTTTACAGGTGATCTGGGCGAAAAGTCGGTGGACGAAATAGTGGACGACCTGAAACGTGAAATCAAAAACAAAAGGAGGCAAGAGATATCGCAAAAGTAGAAAAAATCAGAGTAAATGGACGTATCCGTGCAAAAGAGCTTCTCCTTATCGCTGAAGACGGGGAGCAGTTGGGCGTTGTCGATCTTGACTCGGCGCTCGATCGGGCACAACAATCTGGTCTCGATCTGGTTGAAGTTGCACCTAAAGCTGATCCGCCTGTCTGCCGTATCATGGACTATGGCAAACTGAAATATGATACCAAGAAAAAACAGCATGAAGGCAAGAAAAAACAGCATGTAATTAAAATAAAAGAGGTTAGATTTCGCCCCCAAATAAGCGATCATGATTTCGAAACTAAGGTTAGACATGCAAGAAAGTTCATTAGCGACGGGAACAAAGTAAAAGTAACCATCATGTTCCGAGGCAGGGAAATGTCAAGACAGGATTTAGGCGAGAATGTTGTATCGCGCGTCATTGAAACGCTTGCGGACTGTGCTGAAGTGGAAAAGAGGGGAGCTTTGGAAGGTCGTCGTTTTTCGGTGATGCTGACGCCAAAATAGAGGAGTTTAAATATGCCAAAGATGAAGACACGGCGTGGTGCAGCGAAACGGTTCTCTGTGACGGCAAGCGGTAAAGTACGCAAGAATAAAGCTAATAAAGCTCATCTTCTCACGAGAAAGAGCCAGGATCGCAAACGCAATCTGCGACACGGCGACAATGTTAGTAGTGCCGATAAAAAACGCGTCAAAAAGATGCTTGGAATTTAGGAGTCAGAAATGGCAAGAGTCACTAGTTCAGTTGCACGACGCAAGAGGCATAAGAAGGTACTCAAACAGGCCAAAGGTTACTACGGGGCCCGCAGCCGCCTCTTCCGAACAGCTAAAGAAGCTGTTGACCGGGCGATGCTCTACAGTTACAGGGACCGCCGACAGAGAAAACGGATGATGAGAAGATTATGGATTACCAGGATCAATGCCGCGGCCCGTCTCAACGGTACCACATATTCTGCCCTGATAGCTGCTTGCAAAGCTAAAGATGTCATGATCAACCGGAAGATGCTTTCGGATATTGCTGTCAGTGAGCCCGCTGCATTTTCGCAAATCGTCACTACGGTAATGGGGAAAGCTTGAGGTAAAAAGACTTTTATCCCACGGTTATAATTCGTACTCTATCCCGCACTTTTGTAGCACATGAAATCCGCTGTATTATCCGGCGGATTCTCTTTTACGATTAGAGGAATAAAGCTAATTTCTATTTCACCCTAAACCCTTATTAAATGTTCTTGTCTGATGAAATAGCCGCACTTCGAGCCGAATTCCAGCAGGCCATCGACTCTGCCGATACGAACAGGCCTGAGACGATAGAGAATCTGCGTATAAAATATCTGGGTCGAAAGGGAGCGGTGGCAGCACTGTTTGCACAACTCGGCCAGGCTGATGCCAAAGACAGACCCAAGCTGGGGCAGCTTCTCAACCAGTTGAAGCAAGACCTCATCGAATCGCTGGAATCGTTACAAAGTGGGGTGCAGACAGGTATCGGGGTGGAGACTGGCGTGGGAGATCAGTCTCTGCCGGGAGACTATTTTCCCCTCGGTTCACTTCATCCCATTGAGCAGACTCTCCATGAAGTGAAAAGAATCTTCGCCTCCATCGGTTTTGCCGTGGCATACGGTCCTGAAGTAGATGACGACTACCACAACTTCGAAGCATTGAATATTCCCAAGCACCACCCCGCCCGCGATATGCAGGACACCTTCTATGTGTCCCCTGATGTAGTTCTCAGAACTCATACATCTAATACTCAGATTCATGTGATGGAGAATCAGGATCCGCCTGTGCGGGTTATCTGTCCTGGGCGCGTTTACCGCCATGAAGCCATTAGCGTTCGTAGCTACTGCATGTTTCACCAGGTGGAAGGATTATATGTCAACCGGAACGTCTCTTTCGCCGAGATGAAGGGTACACTGGAATACTTTAACCACCAGTTTTTCGGCTCTGATGTAAAATCAAGATTTCGCCCAAGTTTCTTTCCCTTTACAGAGCCGAGTGCAGAAGTGGATATCTCATGTATAGTCTGCGGCGGAAAAGGGTGTTCTCTATGTAAAAAGACGGGATGGCTGGAGATACTGGGCTGCGGCATGGTAGATCCTAAAGTGTATGAATTCGTAGGATACGATACTGAAGAGTGTCGCGGTTATGCATTCGGTATGGGCATTGAACGACTGGCCATGTTAAAGTACCAGATTGATGATATCAGGCTTTTCTTCAACGGCGACGTCCGTTTCCTGAGGCAGTTCGTATGATTATCGTTATTGACTGGCTGAAAGACTACGTCGACATCGACCTCTCTCCTGAAGAACTGGCTGATCTGCTGACCAATTCAGGTCTTGAATCAGACGTTATTTTGGATGGAAGAGCTCTCGATATTGAATTGACACCAAACAGACCCGACTGTATGTCTCATCTCGGGGTTGCAAGGGATATTGCCGTCCTTACGGGAAGAACGTTGAGCCCGCCGCAGTTCACGCTGAAAGAGAATGATCAGAAGGCCCATGATGATGTTGCTATCGAAATCATCGACAAGAAAGAATGTCCCCGCTATGCCTGCCGCGTGGTGAAGAACGTCAAGGTCAGCACTTCGCCCCAGTGGATTGTGGAGAGGCTTGAAATGGGAGGAATTAGAAGTATCAATAATATTGTTGATGTTTCTAACTATGTCCTTCTTGAACTTGGACACCCCCTGCACACATTCGACCTGCTGCAGATCGCTGGAGCAAAGATAATCGTCAGGCTTGCCAAAAAAGGGGAAACAATTACTACCCTTGACGGTGAGGAGCAGAAACTTACAGCGGACCATCTTCTGATTTGTGATGGGGAAAAACCTGTTGCACTGGCCGGAGTGATGGGAGGGGAGAATTCCGAAGTGTCAGATGCGACAACGGATGTTCTCATCGAAAGCGCCTTTTTTGATCCTGTGACGGTGCGCAAAGGTTCGAAAGCGCTCGGTTTGAGTACTGAGGCATCCAAACGATTTGAGCGCGGTACAGATTACGAAGGACTCATCACAGCTCTGAACAGGACGGCCTCCATGCTGGCAGAGATTGCGGGTGGTGAAATCAGTAGCGGAATTGTGGATGCTTATCCCGAACAGATTGAAATTTCTCCAATTCGCTTCCGCACAAACGTCGCCTCGGCAACAGCCGGCATCAATTTTGAAACTTTATTTATTGAACAAACATTTGAAGGGTTAGGTATATCGTACACCCCAACAGATGACGGTTACAACTGTACCCCACCCACATTTCGCCCTGATCTTGAAAGAGAAATCGATCTAACAGAAGAGCTTGTCCGGGTTTACGGCTTCAGCCGTATTGATTCAGATTTATCGTACGCGGGATATCTGTCTGATGTAACGTGGGATCCCGGAGATTATCTGGATGAATTGAGGCAATTCTTCGTCGGATTGGGATTCAATGAAGTTTCTACCAACAGTCTCATTCACAAGCGTGAGGCCGGACATTTTACAGCAAGTGGTGCAGTGGAACTCCAGAATCCTATCAGCCGTGATATGGCGGTCCTCAGGACATCACTTTTTCCCGGACTGCTGAAAGCTGTTAGCCACAATCTGAAACGCGGAGAAAATGATCTTTCTCTCTTTGAGCATGGAATGATATTCGCGGCAAGTTCAGAATCCAAGACAGGATGTGAAGAGACTGAACAGTTAGCCGGAATTATTTGTGGCAATCAAATCCCCCGACAGTGGAAAAGGGGGGAGGAGTCTGCCGATTTTTACACTGTAAAGGGAATTGCAGATGCGGTGGCGAGATTCCTCAGTATTAAGGACTATAGTGTAAGCGCTAGCAACAGCCGTCAATTATTTAACCCCGGTCAAGTTCTCATCAATGGAGCAGGTGAGTATCTAGTGGAGTTTGGCCTTTTTTCAGCAGATGCTTTGGCCTATTACGACATCGAGGTGCCACTGTTCGGTTTTCGCCTTTCACTCGAAAGGATAAGAGAGAAGATGTCAAAGAATATTATACATCAGCCTCCTCCAAAACACCCTGGGATCTTGCGAGATCTTTCATTCCTCCTGCAGCACAAACATCCTGTAGGAGAGATAGAAAAGGTGATCAGAGAAAACGGCACTGACCTCCTGACGCGGCTGTCTCTTTATGATCTCTATGAAGGTGACCAGATCGAAAAAGATCAGAAGAGTGTCACTTTCAGCCTGTTCTTCAGGGATGATAAAAGAACATTAAAAGACGAGGAAGTTGACGATATTGTCGCTGGAATAATTTCCGAGACTTCAAAACGATTCAGTGCTAAATTACGTTAAGTTATGGAACTGTCTCTCCCAAATTTCCAATCATTAGAAAAACGGATAAAGCAGCTCTCCGAAGAGTTGAGTATCATCCGTTCAAGAACCCCGTCCGGCGGTGAAAGTGTGGTGATCCCCGATGAAACTAGGGAAAAGATCATCAGCAAAATTGAGAATCTGCTTGAAATTCTTGATGAGTTTTAACTTGCCATCCGTTTTGAAATAGTGAGGTTGCTATGAGTGATCCCCAGGAAAATCTGGTCCGAGTTTCCATCTTCGGTCAGGAATACACGGTAAAAGCACATGCCGATTCAAATTATATTGCAGATGTCGCCCAATACGTCGATAAGAAAATGCGGGAAGTGGAGGATACCCTTCCTTCAGCTCAGTCCAGTACTAGAATTGCCATCCTCGCTGCCATGAGCATTACAGACGACCTCTTCTCTTCAAAGCGGGAGAAAAAGAATGTGATCGATCAGGTTGAAGATAAGGCGGCGGCCCTCGTTGAAATCCTGGATGAATCTCTAGTATCAGGTTGATAGCACTCTAGCGTGCTATAGTAATTGCCTGATTGAATTTACTAAAATCGCCTCCGTTTTAACATTTAAGGAGAAATATTATGTTAGATCGAATAGAAACCCAGGTTCTCTCCGGCAAGGAGGTGGCAAAAGATGTCTATGCTAATCTGCAGACTAAAGTAGAAGAGGTAAAATCTAACGGCACGGTTCCGGGTCTGGCGGCGATTCTCGTGGGAGAGGATCCTGCTTCTCAAGTTTATGTGAGGAGTAAGACGAGAAGATTCAATAAACTGGGACTGCACTCCGAGACCATCCGTTTCCCTGCTGATATAGAGGAGGCTGATTTGCTGGCTGAAATCAGACGGTTGAACAGTGATCCACTATTTCATGGCATTCTCGTTCAGTTGCCGTTGCCCAGAGAGCTCGATTCAGATAAAATCCTGTACGAAGTTTCACCCGAAAAGGATGTGGACGGTTTCCATCCGGTCAATCTTGGACGACTTGCTGCAGGATCACCGCGATTCATTCCTTGCACGCCAAAGGGTATTCTGAGGATACTCCAGTATAACGAAGTAGCCACTGAAGGAAGACACGTTGTAGTAGTAGGGAGGAGCACCATCGTCGGAAGACCCATGTCTCTCTTGCTCAGTCTCAAGACTCCCACAGGAAATGCGACAACGACCATTTGCCATTCAAGGACTCCGGACATTGGATCGTTCACACGGCAGGCTGATATCGTAATCGCCGCCGTCGGCGTTGCACAAATGATCACCGGTGACATGATCCAGCCTGGTGCTGCAATCATTGATGTGGGAATCAACAGGGTGGCAGATGATTCTGAGAAGGGTTA containing:
- the pheS gene encoding phenylalanine--tRNA ligase subunit alpha, whose product is MSDEIAALRAEFQQAIDSADTNRPETIENLRIKYLGRKGAVAALFAQLGQADAKDRPKLGQLLNQLKQDLIESLESLQSGVQTGIGVETGVGDQSLPGDYFPLGSLHPIEQTLHEVKRIFASIGFAVAYGPEVDDDYHNFEALNIPKHHPARDMQDTFYVSPDVVLRTHTSNTQIHVMENQDPPVRVICPGRVYRHEAISVRSYCMFHQVEGLYVNRNVSFAEMKGTLEYFNHQFFGSDVKSRFRPSFFPFTEPSAEVDISCIVCGGKGCSLCKKTGWLEILGCGMVDPKVYEFVGYDTEECRGYAFGMGIERLAMLKYQIDDIRLFFNGDVRFLRQFV
- the pheT gene encoding phenylalanine--tRNA ligase subunit beta, with protein sequence MIIVIDWLKDYVDIDLSPEELADLLTNSGLESDVILDGRALDIELTPNRPDCMSHLGVARDIAVLTGRTLSPPQFTLKENDQKAHDDVAIEIIDKKECPRYACRVVKNVKVSTSPQWIVERLEMGGIRSINNIVDVSNYVLLELGHPLHTFDLLQIAGAKIIVRLAKKGETITTLDGEEQKLTADHLLICDGEKPVALAGVMGGENSEVSDATTDVLIESAFFDPVTVRKGSKALGLSTEASKRFERGTDYEGLITALNRTASMLAEIAGGEISSGIVDAYPEQIEISPIRFRTNVASATAGINFETLFIEQTFEGLGISYTPTDDGYNCTPPTFRPDLEREIDLTEELVRVYGFSRIDSDLSYAGYLSDVTWDPGDYLDELRQFFVGLGFNEVSTNSLIHKREAGHFTASGAVELQNPISRDMAVLRTSLFPGLLKAVSHNLKRGENDLSLFEHGMIFAASSESKTGCEETEQLAGIICGNQIPRQWKRGEESADFYTVKGIADAVARFLSIKDYSVSASNSRQLFNPGQVLINGAGEYLVEFGLFSADALAYYDIEVPLFGFRLSLERIREKMSKNIIHQPPPKHPGILRDLSFLLQHKHPVGEIEKVIRENGTDLLTRLSLYDLYEGDQIEKDQKSVTFSLFFRDDKRTLKDEEVDDIVAGIISETSKRFSAKLR
- a CDS encoding cell division protein ZapA codes for the protein MSDPQENLVRVSIFGQEYTVKAHADSNYIADVAQYVDKKMREVEDTLPSAQSSTRIAILAAMSITDDLFSSKREKKNVIDQVEDKAAALVEILDESLVSG
- a CDS encoding bifunctional 5,10-methylenetetrahydrofolate dehydrogenase/5,10-methenyltetrahydrofolate cyclohydrolase, with protein sequence MLDRIETQVLSGKEVAKDVYANLQTKVEEVKSNGTVPGLAAILVGEDPASQVYVRSKTRRFNKLGLHSETIRFPADIEEADLLAEIRRLNSDPLFHGILVQLPLPRELDSDKILYEVSPEKDVDGFHPVNLGRLAAGSPRFIPCTPKGILRILQYNEVATEGRHVVVVGRSTIVGRPMSLLLSLKTPTGNATTTICHSRTPDIGSFTRQADIVIAAVGVAQMITGDMIQPGAAIIDVGINRVADDSEKGYRLVGDVDFDSVQGIAGAVTPVPGGVGPMTIAMLVENTVEAALGFSIDD